The following are from one region of the Salicibibacter kimchii genome:
- the trmL gene encoding tRNA (uridine(34)/cytosine(34)/5-carboxymethylaminomethyluridine(34)-2'-O)-methyltransferase TrmL, with protein sequence MSLHIVLHEPDIPANTGNIARTCAGTGVFLHLIHPLGFSTEDRMLKRAGCDYWPHVLITHHDSLDTFLADKKKENLYFVETTGSAPYSSFDYRELTQDYYFIFGKETQGLPENITSKYPERCIRLPQNDQIRSLNLSNAVAIVIYEALRQQSFPSLH encoded by the coding sequence ATGAGTCTACATATTGTTTTACATGAACCGGATATTCCCGCCAATACTGGCAATATTGCCAGAACATGCGCGGGAACCGGGGTGTTTCTTCATTTAATTCATCCATTGGGATTTTCGACGGAAGACCGCATGTTAAAACGTGCAGGCTGCGATTATTGGCCGCATGTCCTTATTACACATCATGATTCCCTTGACACGTTTTTAGCGGATAAAAAGAAAGAGAATCTTTACTTCGTTGAAACAACCGGGAGTGCCCCCTATTCATCCTTTGATTACCGGGAGCTCACCCAGGATTATTATTTTATTTTCGGAAAGGAAACGCAAGGGTTGCCGGAAAATATCACAAGCAAGTATCCGGAGCGTTGCATTCGTTTGCCTCAAAATGATCAAATACGGTCCCTCAATCTTTCCAATGCCGTCGCCATTGTTATCTATGAAGCATTGCGACAGCAATCGTTTCCCAGCCTACATTAA
- a CDS encoding antibiotic biosynthesis monooxygenase family protein yields MYVVMNELQVDPEQKDHLKARFEKSKDRMKDVPGCLEFLFLESEEESDTLVVYTKWESKENYENWLESDAFKKAHGGKSSGEQQPSTTNRLRLFEVVFHT; encoded by the coding sequence ATGTATGTGGTGATGAATGAACTACAAGTAGACCCGGAACAAAAAGATCATTTGAAGGCGCGTTTTGAAAAGAGCAAAGACCGGATGAAGGATGTGCCGGGTTGTTTGGAATTTCTTTTCTTGGAAAGTGAAGAAGAATCGGATACATTAGTCGTTTATACGAAGTGGGAGTCCAAGGAAAATTACGAGAACTGGCTGGAAAGTGATGCATTCAAAAAAGCACATGGCGGCAAATCTTCAGGTGAACAACAGCCATCAACGACGAACCGCCTTCGTTTGTTTGAAGTCGTTTTTCATACGTGA
- a CDS encoding PrkA family serine protein kinase, with protein MDILEKMQMHRNDQELLKWEGTFKEYLEILKKRPEIAQTAHSRVYNMIRNQGVEEGKDGDVKRYPFFSKHLFGLEDSIEKLVEEYFHSAAKRLDVRKRILLLMGPVSGGKSTIVNLLKRGLEDYSYTDEGAVYAIKGCPMQEDPLHLIPYHLRDEFYEEYGIRVEGALSPLNTMRLEEEYGGRIEDVMVERIFFSEDRRTGIGTFSPSDPKSQDIADLTGSIDFSTIAEFGSESDPRAYRFDGELNKANRGLMEFQEMLKSDEKFLWHLLSLSQEGNFKAGRFALISADEMIVAHTNEAEYRSFINNKKNEALQSRIIVMNVPYNLKVTEEERIYEKMIAESDMKHVHIAPHALRTAAIFSVLTRLKESQNQGIDLMKKLHLYDGEIVEGFKDQDVKDLKSEYQDEGMSGIDPRYVINRISSAIIRKDATSINALDVLRSLKEGLDQHASISKEDRERYKDFIAVARREYDEIAKKEVQKAFVYSYEEQAKTLVNNYLDNVEAYCNNHTIYDPITGDELSADEKLMRSIEEQIGISENAKKAFREEILIRISAYARKGHRFDYNSHERLREAIQKKLFADLKDVVKITTSVQTPDEDQLKKINEVIARLVDEHGYNTHSANDLLKYVGSLLNR; from the coding sequence GTGGATATTCTAGAAAAAATGCAGATGCATCGCAATGATCAAGAACTTTTAAAGTGGGAAGGAACGTTTAAAGAGTATTTGGAAATCTTGAAAAAACGGCCGGAAATTGCGCAAACAGCCCACTCGAGGGTATATAACATGATAAGAAACCAAGGAGTGGAAGAAGGAAAAGACGGGGATGTAAAACGTTACCCATTCTTCAGTAAACATCTTTTTGGGCTTGAAGATTCGATTGAAAAGCTGGTGGAGGAATATTTTCATTCTGCAGCAAAACGCCTCGATGTACGTAAGCGGATCCTCTTACTTATGGGGCCGGTCAGTGGCGGCAAGTCCACGATCGTCAACTTATTGAAACGTGGCTTGGAGGATTATTCCTACACAGATGAAGGTGCCGTTTACGCGATTAAAGGCTGTCCGATGCAAGAAGATCCGCTTCATTTGATCCCTTATCATTTACGAGATGAATTTTATGAAGAGTATGGAATCCGAGTGGAAGGGGCACTCTCGCCGCTTAACACAATGCGTTTGGAAGAGGAGTACGGGGGGCGGATCGAAGATGTGATGGTGGAGCGGATCTTCTTTTCTGAGGACCGCAGAACCGGTATCGGTACCTTCAGCCCGTCCGACCCAAAATCCCAGGACATCGCAGACCTTACCGGCAGTATTGATTTTTCAACGATTGCAGAATTTGGATCAGAATCCGACCCGAGAGCCTATCGTTTCGACGGGGAACTGAACAAGGCAAATCGCGGCCTGATGGAATTTCAGGAAATGTTGAAGAGTGATGAGAAATTCCTCTGGCACTTGCTTTCTCTGAGTCAAGAAGGTAATTTTAAAGCCGGTCGTTTTGCCTTAATCAGTGCCGATGAAATGATCGTTGCACATACCAATGAAGCGGAATACCGTTCTTTTATCAATAATAAGAAAAACGAAGCATTGCAATCAAGAATCATCGTAATGAACGTCCCCTATAATCTAAAAGTGACCGAAGAGGAACGCATCTATGAGAAAATGATCGCGGAAAGCGATATGAAGCACGTGCATATTGCCCCTCATGCATTACGGACCGCCGCAATTTTCTCGGTTCTAACAAGGCTAAAGGAATCACAAAATCAAGGCATTGATCTCATGAAAAAACTTCACCTTTACGATGGCGAGATCGTGGAAGGGTTTAAAGATCAAGATGTAAAAGATTTGAAAAGTGAATATCAAGATGAAGGGATGTCCGGGATTGATCCCCGTTATGTCATTAATCGTATTTCTTCCGCTATTATTCGCAAAGACGCAACATCCATCAATGCCCTTGATGTGCTAAGGTCCTTGAAAGAAGGCCTGGATCAACACGCATCGATCAGTAAAGAGGATCGCGAGCGATATAAAGATTTTATTGCCGTCGCCCGCCGGGAATATGATGAAATCGCAAAAAAAGAAGTCCAAAAAGCTTTTGTATATTCGTACGAAGAACAAGCAAAAACACTCGTCAATAATTACTTGGATAACGTCGAAGCATATTGTAACAATCATACGATTTACGATCCGATCACAGGGGACGAATTAAGTGCCGATGAAAAACTTATGCGTTCCATCGAGGAGCAAATCGGCATTTCCGAGAATGCAAAAAAAGCGTTCCGCGAGGAAATTCTCATCCGCATATCGGCTTATGCCCGCAAAGGACACAGATTCGATTACAATTCCCATGAGCGCCTTAGAGAAGCGATTCAAAAGAAATTGTTTGCAGACTTAAAAGATGTTGTTAAAATAACAACATCCGTGCAAACCCCGGATGAAGACCAATTGAAAAAAATCAACGAAGTAATCGCACGCCTTGTTGATGAACATGGGTACAATACCCATTCAGCAAATGATCTTCTTAAGTATGTCGGCAGTTTATTAAATCGCTAA